One stretch of Variovorax sp. 54 DNA includes these proteins:
- the rnhA gene encoding ribonuclease HI encodes MNEVVIYTDGACKGNPGPGGWGAWLKSGPTEKELFGGELNTTNNRMELTAVIEGLAALKRPCKVLLYLDSQYVRMGITEWIRGWKAKGWMTASKQPVKNVELWQKLDKLVAEGGHQIEWRWVKGHSGDPGNERADMLANKGVDKALGRI; translated from the coding sequence TTGAACGAAGTCGTGATCTACACCGATGGCGCATGCAAGGGCAACCCGGGACCGGGCGGCTGGGGCGCGTGGCTCAAGTCGGGCCCCACCGAGAAGGAACTGTTCGGCGGTGAACTCAACACCACCAACAACCGCATGGAACTCACGGCCGTGATCGAAGGCCTGGCCGCGCTCAAGCGGCCCTGCAAGGTGCTGCTGTACCTCGACAGCCAGTACGTGCGCATGGGCATCACCGAGTGGATTCGCGGCTGGAAGGCCAAGGGCTGGATGACCGCCAGCAAGCAACCCGTGAAGAACGTCGAGCTCTGGCAGAAGCTGGACAAGCTGGTGGCCGAAGGCGGTCACCAGATCGAGTGGCGCTGGGTGAAGGGCCACTCGGGCGACCCGGGCAACGAGCGGGCCGACATGCTGGCCAACAAGGGCGTGGACAAGGCCCTGGGCCGGATCTGA
- a CDS encoding class I SAM-dependent methyltransferase, whose product MSGQIIGLQDWFATPPGRYLLAWEQAQFDEAVADVFGYHALQLGAAEVNGLRTNRMPHRWLALTDPVRAGKATLVTDFAALPFAANSLDLVVLPHALELSPDPHATLREVERVLVPEGRVVICGLNPTSLWGLRQRRGHIYRRLGLGETFLPEAGEFIGYWRMRDWLRLLSFEVESGRFGIYRPAVRSEAWLERSRWMDAAGERWWPIFGAAYFLVAVKRVRGMRLLSTDWRRAGARATAPVPIAGKVHRSKAGKN is encoded by the coding sequence ATGAGCGGTCAAATTATAGGTTTGCAGGATTGGTTCGCGACCCCCCCCGGCCGCTACCTCCTGGCCTGGGAACAGGCCCAGTTCGACGAGGCGGTGGCCGATGTATTCGGTTACCACGCCTTGCAGCTCGGTGCCGCCGAGGTCAACGGGCTGCGCACCAACCGCATGCCGCACCGCTGGCTGGCCCTGACCGACCCGGTGCGGGCCGGCAAGGCCACGCTGGTGACCGACTTTGCGGCCTTGCCGTTCGCGGCCAACAGCTTGGATCTCGTGGTGCTGCCGCACGCTTTGGAACTCAGTCCCGATCCGCACGCCACGCTGCGCGAGGTGGAGCGGGTGCTGGTGCCCGAGGGCCGGGTGGTGATCTGCGGCCTGAACCCGACCAGCCTGTGGGGCCTGCGGCAGCGCCGCGGGCACATTTACCGCCGGCTGGGCCTGGGCGAGACCTTCCTGCCCGAGGCGGGCGAGTTCATCGGCTATTGGCGCATGCGCGACTGGCTGCGCCTGCTGAGCTTCGAGGTGGAGTCGGGCCGTTTCGGCATCTACCGGCCGGCGGTGCGCAGCGAAGCCTGGCTGGAGCGCTCGCGCTGGATGGACGCTGCCGGCGAGCGCTGGTGGCCGATCTTCGGCGCGGCCTACTTCCTGGTGGCGGTGAAGCGCGTGCGCGGCATGCGCCTGCTGAGCACCGACTGGCGCCGCGCCGGTGCGCGGGCGACAGCGCCGGTGCCCATCGCGGGCAAGGTGCACCGCAGCAAAGCGGGCAAGAATTGA
- the gloB gene encoding hydroxyacylglutathione hydrolase — MTLVPLPAFADNYIWMLHDGHHAIVVDPGDAQPVFDALAHHKLQLAAILVTHHHPDHTGGVAALHAATGAKVWGPARERIPEPFTPLVQGDIAQALGLRFEVIDVPGHTAGHIAYFLPASATQAPVLFCGDTLFSGGCGRLFEGTPAQMLASLDALAALPGDTRVCCAHEYTLANLKFARAVEPGNDELTHYNAHCESLRAQGQPTLPSQLAIERRINPFLRSREATVFRAVRAHAELSADAAEAEVFAALRQWKNDFR, encoded by the coding sequence ATGACCCTTGTTCCGCTGCCCGCTTTTGCTGACAACTACATCTGGATGCTGCACGACGGGCACCACGCCATCGTGGTGGACCCGGGCGATGCCCAACCGGTGTTCGATGCGTTGGCGCACCACAAGCTGCAGCTGGCCGCGATTCTAGTCACGCACCACCACCCCGATCACACGGGCGGCGTGGCCGCGTTGCATGCGGCCACGGGCGCCAAGGTGTGGGGCCCCGCGCGCGAGCGCATCCCCGAGCCCTTCACGCCACTGGTGCAAGGTGACATCGCCCAGGCCCTGGGCCTGCGCTTCGAGGTCATCGACGTGCCGGGCCACACGGCCGGGCACATCGCGTACTTCCTGCCGGCCTCGGCCACGCAGGCCCCCGTGCTGTTCTGCGGCGACACCCTCTTCTCCGGCGGCTGCGGTCGCCTGTTCGAGGGCACGCCCGCGCAGATGCTGGCCTCGCTCGACGCGCTGGCCGCGCTGCCCGGCGACACACGTGTGTGCTGTGCGCACGAATACACACTTGCTAACCTGAAGTTCGCCCGCGCCGTGGAACCCGGCAACGACGAACTCACTCACTACAACGCGCATTGCGAAAGCCTGCGCGCACAGGGGCAGCCCACGCTGCCCTCGCAACTGGCGATCGAACGCCGGATCAACCCCTTTCTTCGCAGCCGCGAAGCCACCGTCTTTCGAGCGGTGCGGGCCCATGCCGAGCTTTCCGCGGATGCCGCCGAAGCCGAGGTGTTCGCCGCGCTGCGCCAATGGAAAAACGACTTCCGATGA
- a CDS encoding transglycosylase SLT domain-containing protein — translation MKFIVATCLAGSLVLAGCASTDNSASSSSTTTANAGGTGARPSGSATPIYPRDANLSPLTSGQARSQSVVTLAPPADMWDRIRRGFKMPNLESDLVRDREQWYASRPDYILRMTERSNKYIFHIVEELERRNMPTELALLPYIESAFNPQAVSSARAAGMWQFMPATGTDFDLKQNIFRDDRRDVVASTRAALDYLQKLYGMFGDWQLALAAYNWGEGSVGRAIAKNQRLGLPTTYSDLSMPAETRLYVPKLQAVKNIVANPQAFNAELPLIANHPYFQTVPLTRDLDVELAAKLADVRLEDFRALNPAAHKPVLIAAGTSDILLPWDNAAVFKRNFDAYSQGQYASWTAWVVPSTMTVADAAQRSGMSESDLRALNNVPPRMLIKAGSTLIVPRGARVKEDVAAVVADGGHLSFQPEIITRRTTVKAGRSDNVASIARRYNLKPAAVADWNDVNTSHAFKRGYSVVVYLPVRATPTARVGSGAAPARGRGAVVATSKRGGTPSKTAARGSSSAKQAVVRQPRGGTPSKHKR, via the coding sequence ATGAAATTTATTGTTGCCACCTGCCTCGCAGGTTCACTGGTACTCGCGGGCTGCGCGAGCACGGACAACAGCGCTTCTTCTTCCTCGACCACCACCGCCAACGCCGGCGGCACGGGCGCCCGCCCGTCGGGCAGCGCCACGCCCATCTATCCGCGCGACGCCAACCTCAGCCCGCTGACCAGCGGCCAGGCCCGTTCGCAGAGCGTGGTCACGCTGGCACCGCCGGCCGACATGTGGGACCGCATCCGTCGCGGCTTCAAGATGCCCAACCTCGAGAGCGACCTGGTGCGCGATCGCGAGCAGTGGTACGCCAGCCGGCCCGACTACATCCTGCGCATGACCGAGCGCTCGAACAAGTACATCTTCCACATCGTCGAGGAACTCGAGCGCCGCAACATGCCGACCGAACTCGCGCTGCTGCCGTACATCGAGAGCGCCTTCAACCCGCAGGCCGTGTCGAGCGCGCGCGCCGCCGGCATGTGGCAGTTCATGCCCGCCACCGGCACCGACTTCGACCTCAAGCAGAACATCTTCCGTGACGACCGCCGCGACGTGGTGGCCTCGACCCGCGCCGCGCTCGACTACCTGCAGAAGCTCTACGGCATGTTCGGCGACTGGCAGCTCGCACTGGCCGCCTACAACTGGGGTGAAGGCAGCGTGGGACGCGCCATCGCCAAGAACCAGCGCCTGGGCCTGCCCACCACCTACAGCGACCTGTCGATGCCGGCCGAAACGCGGCTCTACGTGCCCAAGCTGCAGGCCGTGAAGAACATCGTGGCGAATCCGCAGGCCTTCAACGCCGAACTCCCGCTGATCGCCAATCACCCCTACTTCCAGACCGTGCCGCTCACGCGCGACCTCGACGTGGAACTGGCGGCCAAGCTGGCCGACGTGCGCCTCGAAGACTTTCGCGCGCTCAACCCCGCTGCCCACAAGCCCGTGCTGATCGCGGCCGGCACCTCCGACATCCTGCTGCCCTGGGACAACGCGGCGGTGTTCAAGCGCAACTTCGACGCCTACTCGCAAGGCCAGTACGCCAGCTGGACCGCCTGGGTCGTGCCCAGCACCATGACGGTGGCCGACGCTGCCCAGCGCTCGGGCATGAGCGAATCGGACCTGCGCGCGCTCAACAACGTGCCCCCGCGGATGCTCATCAAGGCAGGCTCCACGCTCATCGTGCCGCGCGGCGCGCGCGTGAAGGAAGACGTGGCGGCGGTCGTGGCCGATGGCGGCCACCTGAGCTTCCAGCCCGAGATCATCACGCGCCGCACCACCGTCAAGGCCGGCCGCTCCGACAACGTGGCGAGCATCGCGCGCCGCTACAACCTCAAGCCGGCGGCCGTGGCCGACTGGAACGACGTGAACACGAGCCACGCCTTCAAGCGCGGCTACAGCGTGGTCGTGTACCTGCCGGTGCGCGCCACGCCCACGGCCCGTGTCGGCTCGGGCGCGGCACCCGCGCGCGGTCGGGGCGCCGTGGTGGCCACCTCCAAGCGCGGCGGTACGCCCAGCAAGACCGCTGCACGCGGCAGCAGCAGCGCCAAGCAGGCGGTGGTGCGCCAGCCGCGCGGCGGCACGCCGTCCAAGCACAAGCGCTGA
- a CDS encoding low temperature requirement protein A, whose translation MNHHKSPRGSTLRSRGEAARVSNEELFFDLVYAFSVTQLSHYLLDHLTLLGALQTLVMWFAVWLGWQYTAWATNWFNPGALRIRGMLFGVMLLALVMASALPGAFGERGLVFALCFAGIQVGRTFGMLVAVGRDHALAPNFRRLLAWNCVAAVFWIAGGLAQQGLLRLLLWAIAVLCEYVAPMIGLRFPGLGRSTTADWTIDGGHLAERCQLFVIVALGESVLATGIAFGHHAEWHGVDLFALLVSFVGSLAMWWMYFDTSAKEATHVIEHAKDPGGVGAKFHYTHVILVAGIIVCAVADELVIGEGSHHAQWKHLGPLLGGPAIYLFGNALFKRVVRGFLPQSHLYGLALLAVLAVFASQLSILVVGTLTTLVMVGVAALEAVVRRRAGAAQAPHP comes from the coding sequence TTGAACCACCACAAGAGCCCGCGCGGGAGCACCCTGCGCTCGCGCGGCGAAGCCGCAAGGGTGTCGAACGAAGAGCTGTTCTTCGATCTGGTCTACGCCTTTTCCGTCACGCAACTGTCCCACTACCTGCTGGACCACCTCACGCTGCTCGGCGCCTTGCAGACGCTGGTGATGTGGTTCGCGGTGTGGCTGGGCTGGCAGTACACGGCATGGGCGACCAACTGGTTCAACCCGGGTGCGCTGCGGATCCGGGGCATGCTGTTCGGCGTCATGCTGCTCGCGCTGGTGATGGCGTCGGCACTGCCCGGTGCCTTCGGCGAGCGCGGGCTGGTGTTTGCGCTGTGCTTTGCAGGCATCCAGGTCGGGCGCACCTTCGGCATGCTGGTGGCGGTGGGGCGCGACCATGCACTGGCGCCCAACTTCCGGCGCCTGCTGGCCTGGAACTGCGTGGCCGCGGTGTTCTGGATCGCGGGCGGCCTGGCGCAGCAAGGCCTGCTTCGCCTGCTGCTGTGGGCGATCGCCGTCCTGTGCGAGTACGTGGCGCCGATGATCGGCCTGCGCTTTCCGGGGCTCGGGCGTTCGACCACCGCGGACTGGACCATCGACGGCGGTCACCTGGCCGAGCGTTGCCAGCTGTTCGTGATCGTGGCGCTGGGCGAATCGGTGCTGGCCACCGGCATCGCCTTCGGCCACCACGCCGAGTGGCACGGCGTCGATCTGTTCGCGCTGCTCGTGAGCTTCGTCGGCAGCCTCGCGATGTGGTGGATGTACTTCGACACCAGCGCCAAGGAGGCGACGCACGTCATCGAGCACGCGAAAGACCCGGGCGGCGTGGGCGCCAAGTTCCACTACACGCACGTGATTCTGGTGGCCGGCATCATCGTCTGCGCCGTGGCCGACGAGCTCGTGATCGGCGAGGGCTCGCACCATGCGCAGTGGAAGCACCTCGGGCCGCTGCTGGGCGGGCCGGCGATCTATCTGTTCGGCAATGCGCTGTTCAAGCGCGTGGTGCGCGGCTTCCTACCGCAGTCGCATCTCTACGGATTGGCCCTGCTCGCGGTGCTGGCGGTGTTCGCCTCGCAGCTCTCGATCCTGGTGGTGGGGACGTTGACCACGCTGGTGATGGTGGGCGTGGCGGCGCTGGAAGCCGTGGTGCGCCGCCGGGCCGGGGCCGCGCAGGCGCCGCACCCCTGA
- a CDS encoding ABC transporter permease, with the protein MMPRLDARHARFWQLVLLAVILVAWHVASRNDQIAFFLGQPIVVAGRIWSWFLPFEVPPNLLFPEGLKGNADIYRHLGTTLLETVLAFGIGTALGLGCGLWLALAPTASLILDPYIKAANSMPRVILAPIFALWFGLGIWSKVALAVTLVFFIVFFNVYQGVREVSPVVLANAKMLGANQRQLLRTVYLPSATSWVFSSLHTSVGLAFVGAVVGEYLGSARGVGYLILQAEGTFDVNTVFAGIVVLTAFALALDGLVGLIEKRLMKWQPRSGETEKL; encoded by the coding sequence ATGATGCCGCGCCTCGACGCACGCCACGCGCGCTTCTGGCAGCTGGTGCTGCTGGCCGTGATCCTCGTGGCCTGGCACGTGGCCTCGCGCAACGACCAGATCGCGTTCTTCCTCGGCCAGCCGATCGTGGTGGCGGGGCGCATCTGGAGCTGGTTCCTGCCCTTCGAGGTGCCGCCGAACCTGCTGTTTCCCGAAGGCCTGAAAGGCAATGCCGACATCTACCGCCACCTGGGCACCACGCTGCTCGAAACGGTGCTGGCCTTCGGCATCGGCACGGCGCTCGGGCTGGGCTGCGGCCTGTGGCTCGCGCTGGCGCCCACGGCGAGCCTGATCCTCGACCCGTACATCAAGGCCGCCAACTCGATGCCGCGCGTGATCCTCGCGCCGATCTTCGCGCTGTGGTTCGGCCTGGGCATCTGGAGCAAGGTGGCGCTGGCGGTCACGCTGGTGTTCTTCATCGTGTTCTTCAACGTCTACCAGGGCGTGCGCGAAGTGAGTCCGGTGGTGCTGGCCAACGCGAAGATGCTGGGCGCCAACCAGCGGCAGCTGCTGCGCACGGTGTACCTGCCGAGCGCCACGAGCTGGGTGTTCTCCAGCCTGCACACCTCGGTGGGCCTGGCCTTCGTCGGCGCGGTGGTGGGCGAATACCTGGGCTCGGCGCGCGGCGTGGGCTACCTGATCCTGCAGGCCGAGGGCACCTTCGACGTGAACACGGTCTTTGCCGGCATCGTGGTGCTCACGGCCTTCGCACTGGCGCTCGACGGGCTCGTGGGGCTGATCGAGAAGCGGCTCATGAAATGGCAGCCGCGCAGCGGAGAAACCGAGAAGCTCTGA
- a CDS encoding ABC transporter ATP-binding protein produces MSDYALELLSIRCTFHSKDDPGQRYTAVDDTTLRIGAGEFVSVVGPTGCGKSTLLNVGAGLLEPSSGGVKVFGQPLTGVNKRAGYMFQTEALMPWRSAIDNVKVGLQYRGVPDAEAHAQAEAWLSRVGLTGFGDRYPHQLSGGMRKRVALAQTLVLDPDIILMDEPFSALDVQTRQLMENEVLELWSAKRKAVLFITHDLDEAIAMSDRVVVLSAGPATRPIGEFVIDLPRPRDVAEVRTQPRFVELHRQIWEVLRDEVLKGYAQQLRKAA; encoded by the coding sequence ATGTCGGACTACGCCCTCGAACTCCTTTCCATCCGCTGCACCTTCCATTCGAAGGACGATCCGGGCCAGCGCTACACGGCGGTGGACGACACCACGCTGCGCATCGGCGCCGGCGAGTTCGTGTCGGTGGTCGGGCCCACGGGCTGCGGCAAGTCGACGCTGCTGAATGTGGGCGCGGGGTTGCTCGAGCCGTCGTCGGGCGGGGTGAAGGTCTTCGGCCAGCCACTCACGGGCGTGAACAAGCGCGCCGGCTACATGTTTCAGACCGAGGCGCTGATGCCGTGGCGCAGCGCCATCGACAACGTGAAGGTGGGGCTGCAGTACCGCGGCGTGCCCGATGCCGAGGCGCACGCGCAGGCCGAGGCCTGGCTGTCTCGCGTGGGCCTCACGGGCTTCGGTGATCGCTATCCGCACCAGCTCTCGGGCGGCATGCGCAAGCGCGTGGCGCTGGCGCAGACGCTGGTGCTCGACCCCGACATCATCTTGATGGACGAGCCCTTCAGCGCGCTCGACGTGCAGACGCGGCAGCTGATGGAAAACGAAGTGCTCGAACTCTGGAGTGCAAAGAGGAAGGCCGTGCTCTTCATCACGCACGACCTCGACGAGGCGATTGCGATGAGCGACCGTGTGGTGGTGCTGTCGGCCGGCCCGGCGACGCGGCCGATCGGCGAGTTCGTGATCGACCTGCCGCGTCCGCGCGACGTGGCCGAGGTGCGCACGCAACCGCGCTTCGTCGAACTGCATCGGCAGATCTGGGAAGTGCTGCGCGACGAGGTGCTCAAGGGCTACGCGCAGCAACTGAGGAAGGCCGCATGA
- a CDS encoding ABC transporter substrate-binding protein, whose protein sequence is MLHRRTLISASAVAAAAIALPRVFAQQAKLEKTKISIAVGGKAAFYYLPLTISEQLGYFKAEGLEVEISDFAGGARALQAVVGGSADVCSGAYEHTINLQAKNQFFQAFVLQGRAPQIAVGVSTKNMAGYTGIQDLRGKKIGVSAPGSSTNMVANLVLSRGGLKASDVSFIGVGVAAGALTALRSGQIDAISNTDPVMTMLEQKGDVKIISDTRTLKGTEQVFGGPMPAACLYAPTDFIQKHPNTCQALANAIVRGLKWLQTAGPGDIIKTVPETYLLGDRALYLASFDKVRESIATDGLVPAEGPKTALNAIASFDTSVKADKIDLAKTYTNDFAKRAKDRFKA, encoded by the coding sequence ATGCTTCATCGCAGAACCCTCATTTCCGCCTCCGCAGTCGCTGCCGCAGCGATTGCATTGCCGCGGGTCTTTGCGCAGCAGGCCAAGCTGGAGAAGACCAAGATCTCCATCGCAGTGGGCGGCAAGGCGGCGTTCTACTACCTCCCGCTCACCATCTCCGAACAGCTGGGCTACTTCAAGGCCGAAGGCCTCGAGGTCGAGATCTCCGATTTCGCCGGCGGTGCACGCGCATTGCAGGCGGTGGTGGGCGGCTCGGCCGATGTCTGCTCGGGCGCATACGAACACACGATCAACCTGCAGGCCAAGAACCAGTTCTTCCAGGCCTTCGTGCTGCAGGGCCGCGCACCGCAGATCGCGGTGGGCGTGTCGACGAAGAACATGGCGGGCTACACCGGCATCCAGGACCTCAGGGGCAAGAAGATCGGCGTCTCGGCGCCGGGCTCCTCGACCAACATGGTGGCCAATCTCGTGCTCTCGCGCGGCGGCCTCAAGGCCAGCGACGTGAGCTTCATCGGCGTGGGCGTGGCGGCCGGTGCGCTCACCGCGTTGCGCTCGGGCCAGATCGACGCCATCAGCAACACCGACCCGGTGATGACGATGCTGGAGCAGAAGGGCGATGTGAAGATCATCAGCGACACGCGCACGCTCAAGGGCACCGAGCAGGTGTTCGGCGGGCCGATGCCCGCGGCCTGCCTCTACGCACCGACCGACTTCATCCAGAAGCATCCCAACACCTGCCAGGCACTGGCCAATGCGATCGTGCGCGGCCTCAAGTGGCTGCAGACAGCAGGGCCGGGCGACATCATCAAGACCGTGCCCGAGACCTACCTGCTTGGCGACCGCGCGCTGTACCTCGCATCGTTCGACAAGGTGCGCGAGTCCATCGCCACCGACGGCCTCGTGCCGGCCGAGGGGCCGAAGACGGCGCTCAATGCCATCGCGAGCTTCGATACCTCGGTGAAGGCCGACAAGATCGACCTTGCCAAGACCTACACCAACGATTTTGCAAAGCGTGCGAAAGACAGGTTCAAAGCCTGA
- a CDS encoding MAPEG family protein, translated as MTFSLLTIAYWCVFIACGLPYLAAWIAKAGNFGPRDNMHPRDWAAKQSGWRARANSAQANSFEGLPFFIGAVLIAHQLGVAQARLDMLAVAYVVLRVIYLGMYIRGAASARSAVWALAFLVNIAILFLAR; from the coding sequence ATGACCTTCTCCTTGCTCACCATCGCCTACTGGTGTGTGTTCATCGCCTGCGGCCTGCCGTACCTCGCGGCGTGGATCGCGAAGGCGGGCAACTTCGGTCCGCGCGACAACATGCATCCGCGCGACTGGGCCGCCAAGCAAAGCGGCTGGCGCGCACGCGCCAACAGCGCACAAGCCAACAGCTTCGAAGGCCTGCCGTTCTTCATCGGCGCGGTGCTCATTGCGCACCAGCTCGGCGTGGCGCAGGCGCGGCTCGACATGCTCGCGGTGGCCTACGTGGTGCTGCGCGTGATCTACCTTGGCATGTACATCCGCGGTGCGGCGAGTGCGCGCAGCGCGGTCTGGGCACTCGCGTTTCTGGTCAATATCGCGATACTTTTTCTGGCGCGATAA
- the recR gene encoding recombination mediator RecR, which translates to MADASSLDALVDALRRLPGVGVKSASRMAFHLLQHDREGAQLLARALQQAAGQVRHCELCNTFTEAPICHVCMDSRRDGTKLCVVETPADQAALERTGAFRGYYFVLMGKLSPLDGIGPKDIGLQKLFDRARDGTVSEVILATNFTAEGEATAHVIGEALKQHGLTVTRLARGVPAGSELEYVDLGTIAHALVDRR; encoded by the coding sequence ATGGCAGACGCCAGTTCGCTCGATGCGCTGGTCGATGCGCTGCGCCGGTTGCCCGGTGTCGGCGTCAAGTCGGCCTCGCGCATGGCGTTTCACTTGCTGCAGCACGACCGCGAGGGCGCGCAGCTGCTCGCGCGCGCGTTGCAGCAGGCGGCAGGCCAGGTGCGGCATTGCGAGCTGTGCAACACCTTCACCGAAGCGCCAATCTGCCATGTCTGCATGGACTCGCGGCGCGACGGCACCAAGCTCTGCGTGGTCGAGACACCGGCCGACCAGGCCGCGCTCGAACGCACGGGCGCTTTCCGTGGCTACTACTTCGTGCTCATGGGCAAGCTCAGTCCGCTCGACGGCATCGGGCCGAAGGACATCGGCCTGCAGAAGCTGTTCGACCGCGCCCGCGACGGCACGGTGAGCGAGGTCATCCTCGCGACCAACTTCACTGCCGAAGGCGAGGCCACCGCGCACGTGATCGGCGAAGCGCTCAAGCAGCACGGGCTCACCGTGACGCGTCTCGCGCGCGGCGTGCCGGCCGGCAGCGAGCTCGAGTACGTCGACCTCGGCACCATCGCGCACGCGCTGGTCGATCGCCGCTGA
- a CDS encoding YbaB/EbfC family nucleoid-associated protein has protein sequence MFNKGQLAGLMKQAQAMQDNLKKAQEELAHIEVEGESGAGLVKVVMTCKHDVKRITIDPSLLADDKDMLEDLVAAAFNAAVRKAEETSEQKMGKLTAGMPGLPPGMKLPF, from the coding sequence ATGTTCAACAAAGGACAACTGGCCGGCCTCATGAAGCAGGCGCAGGCAATGCAGGACAACCTCAAGAAGGCCCAGGAAGAACTGGCGCACATCGAGGTCGAAGGCGAGTCGGGCGCCGGTCTCGTCAAGGTCGTCATGACCTGCAAGCACGACGTCAAGCGCATCACCATCGACCCCAGCCTGCTGGCCGACGACAAGGACATGCTCGAAGACCTCGTGGCTGCCGCCTTCAACGCCGCCGTGCGCAAGGCCGAAGAAACCAGCGAACAGAAGATGGGCAAGCTCACGGCCGGCATGCCCGGCCTGCCCCCTGGCATGAAGCTCCCGTTCTAA